In Drosophila santomea strain STO CAGO 1482 chromosome 3L, Prin_Dsan_1.1, whole genome shotgun sequence, a single window of DNA contains:
- the LOC120447813 gene encoding LOW QUALITY PROTEIN: uncharacterized protein LOC120447813 (The sequence of the model RefSeq protein was modified relative to this genomic sequence to represent the inferred CDS: inserted 1 base in 1 codon) — protein MTVLPLLWSGCFIVLFSHGWLSTWLNCPERSDSRPRWRCHFKGSVMGECVRWPPADRAEMNMHTGRRRGGVNXRGGGVPGAGGSGLSS, from the exons ATGACCGTTTTGCCGCTTTTATGGTCGGGAT GTTTTATCGTACTTTTTTCGCACGGGTGGCTTTCGACGTGGCTGAACTGTCCAGAGAGATCCGACTCTCGGCCGAGATGGCGGTGCCACTTCAAAGGAAGTGTGATGGGCGAATGTGTGAGGTGGCCGCCTGCGGACCGGGCTGAAATGAACATGCACACAGGCAGGCGAAGGGGCGGAGTAA TGAGAGGAGGGGGAGTGCCTGGAGCAGGAGGATCGGGTCTGTCCAGCTAA